A genomic segment from Colletotrichum higginsianum IMI 349063 chromosome 5, whole genome shotgun sequence encodes:
- a CDS encoding Short chain dehydrogenase, translating to MFRPFSARLARTVRPITQHAHARAKSSQTSSQAGIAATRIQQQHQSRSISGSANVREKPHPGQYSRTDPDVTVEYPEDHELPSSQPVRGHGGGIGKPTLASFSLEGNVGVVTGGARGLGLVMGQGMVYSGSDLAIVDLNMRRVDAQTEEEAELQAKNLIEAFKRENPEAKRAPKVTAHHADVSDPASVEACIAEVLAAHGKIDNLVTSAGFTENFDAVNYPIDRMRKLWGVNVDGTYLFAIGVAKHLMERKSPGSMVFIGSMSGSIVNIPQPQAPYNAAKAGVRHLAASLAVEWAHAGIRVNCISPGYMLTALTEKILDDNPDLKQKWTSLIPQGKMGQPKDLMGPVTFLLSDASQYVTGADLRVDGGYTVT from the exons ATGTTCCGCCCCTTCAGCGCCCGTCTCGCGCGGACAGTCCGCCCCATCACCCAGCATGCCCATGCCCGCGCCAAATCCTCCCAAACTTCCTCCCAGGCAGGCATCGCGGCCACCAGGATCCAACAGCAACATCAGTCGAGGTCAATTAGCGGCAGCGCCAACGTCAGAGAAAAGCCCCATCCCGGCCAATACTCGAGAACCGATCCCGACGTCACGGTCGAGTACCCCGAGGACCACGAGCTCCCCTCTAGCCAGCCCGtccgcggccacggcggtGGCATTGGCAAGCCCACGCTGGCGTCCTTCTCCCTCGAGGGCAATGTCGGCGTCGTGACTGGCGGTGCTCGCGGTCTGGGCTTGGTCATGGGCCAGGGCATGGTCTACTCGGGCAGTGATCTCGCCATTGTTGATCTGAATA TGCGCCGCGTTGACGCCCAgacagaggaggaggcggagctCCAGGCCAAGAACCTGATCGAGGCGTTCAAGAGAGAGAACCCCGAAGCAAAGAG AGCCCCCAAGGTAACTGCTCACCACGCGGACGTCTCGGACCCCGCGTCCGTCGAGGCCTGCATCGCCGaagtcctcgccgcccacggcAAGATCGACAATCTTGTTACATCGGCCGGCTTCACTGAGAATTTTGACGCCGTTAACTACCCCATTGACCGCATGCGCAAGCTCTGGggcgtcaacgtcgacggcACCTACCTCTTCGCTATCGGCGTCGCGAAGCATCTCATGGAGCGCAAGTCGCCCGGCAGCATGGTCTTCATCGGCAGCATGTCTGGCTCCATCGTCAACATCCCCCAGCCGCAGGC GCCTTACAATGCCGCCAAGGCAGGCGTCCGCCATTTGGCCGCCTCCCTGGCCGTCGAATGGGCCCACGCCGGCATCCGCGTCAACTGCATCTCCCCCGGCTACATGCTCACAGCTTT GACCGAGAAgatcctcgacgacaacccGGACCTTAAGCAGAAGTGGACCTCCCTGATCCCCCAGGGCAAGATGGGGCAGCCCAAGGACCTCATGGGTCCCGTGACCTTCCTCCTGTCCGACGCCTCTCAGTACGTGACGGGCGCGGATctccgcgtcgacggcggaTATACCGTTACATAA
- a CDS encoding PHD-finger domain-containing protein, protein MAPPSPRRSSRARGNTVSQSQQSSTTSSLSSRGERTTRSLNKTSSAKSTPSASLSSEPPEDLDDTLPSRRRTRAQEDARDKPRVDPYDMATGSDDVQEDDESVRCVCGFDEYPGPPPFEEDSKQGKHNPEADFFASIELSDEVSGLFVQCDVCKVWQHGACVGIFTEESSPDEYFCEKCRKDLHKIHAASNGQRYSNYLPLNRPSRASSRAASLVKDGTRSPKESSKSGRASSATQASKRRSTMNSRDAAYDEDEQLRRAIEASKEETVPEPTELGSRRAKRGRSGSEE, encoded by the exons ATGGcacccccctctcctcgacGTTCTTCACGAGCCCGAGGTAATACCGTCTCTCAATCACAGCAATCTTCGACAACGTCCAGCCTGTCGAGTCGAGGCGAAAGGACCACAAGATCCCTCAATAAGACCTCTTCCGCCAAATCCACTCCGAGcgcctcgctctcctccGAGCCACCCGAAGACCTGGACGATACCCTTCCCTCACGCCGTCGAACTCGCGCCCAAGAGGACGCCCGCGACAAGCCTCGTGTCGATCCTTACGATATGGCTACTGGAAGTGACGACGTTcaagaggacgacgagtcTGTACGATGTGTCTGTGGCTTCGACGAATACCCGGGCCCTCCACCTTTCGAGGAGGACTCTAAACAGGGAAAGCACAATCCAGAGGCCGACTTCTTTGCTAGCATCGAGTTGTCGGACGAAGTCTCTGGACTTTTCGTCCAGTGCGATGTCTGCAAAGTCTGGCAGCATGGTGCTTGCGTCGGTATTTTCACCGAAGAGAGTTCGCCCGACGAATACTTCTGTGAGAAATGTCGCAAGGATTTGCACAAGATCCATGCGGCAAGCAATGG GCAACGATACTCCAATTACCTGCCACTTAATCGCCCGTCACGCGCATCGTCTCGGGCTGCGTCGCTGGTTAAGGACGGTACCCGTTCACCCAAGGAATCGAGCAAGAGTGGTCGTGCTTCGTCTGCGACCCAGGCCTCGAAGAGAAGATCGACCATGAATAGTCGTGACGCCGCATACGATGAGGATGAGCAGCTGCGGCGGGCCATCGAGGCCAGCAAAGAAGAAACTGTTCCAGAGCCAACGGAGCTTGGATCAAGGCGAGCGAAGCGAGGTcgcagcggcagcgaggagTAA
- a CDS encoding PHD-finger domain-containing protein: protein MSPPPEKTEAVEDDTDEENNARNGQPKKPRGARTQREKSEREERDRQRAEAANRRKGRADRRRAEGTTPANPGKEPEAHVGAESDPSEEAPPAPPRPAVKPSTEPLSAVPIEAPPSSAPTPDTPPANQAVVGSSHKKTSRINQKRGKGRNQYTKDREDNEDTPARSMSRDIGRNQDDHTGTGTTKQTQDHHSKHGVRSKANNAHSKVSMNDMKRRVAAFLDFISKTQIELAGEALPGSRSSQNSSHQQSPRATTASDAPNTSVNGETNMEAKDSPVTSAAAEAGTKEFKALNCVEMMDVLTRDLLRWQNQYAP from the coding sequence ATGTCGCCGCCACCCGAGAAGACCGAAGCCGTCGAAGACGATACGGACGAGGAAAATAATGCACGAAATGGCCAACCAAAGAAGCCTCGCGGTGCCCGGACTCAACGCGAGAAGTCGGAGCGCGAAGAGCGTGACCGGCAACGAGCCGAGGCAGCGAATCGACGAAAGGGTCGTGCAGACCGGAGAAGGGCTGAGGGTACGACCCCTGCAAATCCGGGTAAGGAACCTGAAGCTCACGTGGGCGCAGAGTCAGATCCGTCGGAAGAAGCACCTCCCGCACCACCTCGTCCTGCCGTCAAGCCCAGCACGGAGCCGCTGTCGGCAGTACCGATCGAAGCACCTCCATCGTCTGCGCCGACCCCAGACACCCCGCCAGCAAATCAGGCGGTAGTCGGGAGCTCGCACAAGAAAACGAGCCGCATCAACCagaaaagagggaaaggccgGAACCAATATACCAAGGACCGCGAGGACAACGAAGACACCCCAGCGCGGTCGATGTCCCGAGACATTGGAAGAAATCAGGATGATcacaccggcaccggcaccacAAAACAAACCCAGGATCACCACTCCAAACATGGTGTGAGGAGTAAGGCGAACAATGCTCACAGCAAAGTGTCGATGAACGACATGAAGCGCAGAGTCGCTGCGTTCCTCGACTTTATATCGAAGACACAAATTGAACTGGCGGGTGAGGCACTTCCAGGATCAAGAAGTAGCCAAAACAGTTCTCATCAACAAAGCCCGCGTGCAACCACTGCGTCCGACGCACCAAATACCAGCGTGAACGGCGAGACAAATATGGAGGCGAAGGATTCCCCTGTTACGAGCGCGGCAGCAGAGGCCGGGACGAAGGAGTTCAAGGCGCTTAACTGCGTGGAGATGATGGACGTTCTCACTCGAGATCTCTTGCGTTGGCAGAATCAGTATGCGCCCTGA